Within the Carassius auratus strain Wakin unplaced genomic scaffold, ASM336829v1 scaf_tig00217304, whole genome shotgun sequence genome, the region GTGAAGAGCTAAGGAGTTGACTGTGTTtcttaatttaatgtattgttgagttctaattttgatgtttattgttCAGGGGTCTCTCAGTTCCCCATATTCCCAGCATGGAATAAGTAGCTAGCTAATACTAAAAAACAACTTAACATTGTTCGGCAAACTGTCTTGTGGcctactgaaatgtttttatttttcacatctgCTTGACTTATCTTTTACCCATtccacatttgaaaaataaatgaaaacaagttaaaggattttgtttttctttgctggTAGGGACGTGAAATaggtattaattttttatataaatggacttaaaaaggtcttaaaaagacttgaatttaacttgaagaaacctgTAGGAACCCtgacaacttttgcggcttacaatttacagatactggtccacatggagatttgattaatttatgctaactttgacaaattccttgactgtccatattaaaatgtaagtttcattttcatgactggattttgagattccgtcctggTTTTCTGCtttgcggaaatcatagcgctgaaccatagctgtgacattaccgtgagggaaaaaccatcatccaaaacaaaccatggctaacagtcagattcagccatttatttatgatccagaatcagatcctgaggctgaaactgaacgagagcagcagcagcaacgactcgctccgatcggggcttgaacccgggtctctggcaggggaggcggacacactaacaaggaggcagagatattttaagcagttttactcaacgcctgcggttccaacacacgatcgtgaccctttttcactgggactgcattatccttaagaaataaacgaggtgaaactttggtgtttcgtcCTTTTTCtgtcgtgtttaatgattttgttgttttattgtacatcactcaccgatcaaataaggctttgacagccgccaaaaaaaaaagatcaatgcagaaaaaccctggattggttacataacgttggacagaatgttgatccggccatcgcatatattcagcgcacatgaggtaaacgttttgcaaacgttttttagagaaataaaaacggGTCGACGAATCGaggcgcatattttgcgtcaacgtattttttgACACTGGTGGCTCGAAAATCTACCAGTCGTGGAGAGAGCTTCGGAATTCTGGCCATCAGTGACCATGTACATGGATGCAATCAGGAATAAGAAGCTACCAAATCCGGGAACAGCATCGTATGACACCCTGGAAGTTGCTGAAAAAGACCCTCTTATTCTGGCGAAGCTACATTTCTACATGGCTATCACAAGGACCTTCAGTCCTTTTCTTACCTTTTATCAAAAGGATGTACCAGTGATTCCGTTCCTTGCCAAAGACTTGGCTGAGATGATGAAGGTAATTCTATTACTGCACTCTACTCTGATAATGCTAATAATTAATCtgatcattttaattgtaatctTATGGAAGTTTGCATAGCTTAGCGGAAAATGGTATTAAGCAAACAAAAAGAACAATACTTGTTAAAATAGTATACTACAATAGTCTTTTTATGTTGAATgtcaattaattaaattgaaaaattaaatgaaatatttgggtAACATTCTCTGTGTGTCTTTTGGCAGAGTATGCTGAGGCGTTTTGTCAAGAAAGAGGGATTCAAGGATATGAGTTCACTGCAGCTGGTCAGGCTGGATGTCAGTGACAAACAGAGCTGGGTCAACCTAAAGGAAGTAAACATGGGATTGGGTGCAGAATCACTCCTTAAGGTATTCATTCAcctataaaattgtaattttgatgGATTCAGCTGAGAGCTTGATTTTATAATAGGTTATAATAGGCTGTTTACATCCTCCCACCAGGAactacagaaacagaaaaagatagGTGAACTCACAGCCCTGGAGTTTAGGAAAGACTGTGTCAAGGTGATGTGTACCATCACCCAGAAAGTACAGGAAAAGTGCCCATTAAAGTATCCTGTAGTGAGGCAGGTGGCCTGTTTGGACCCCAGCATAATGATGTCTGACCCTGACTGGTGCAAGAGCAATATGACAAAACTGGTGCAGAGTTTTTTGCAAGCCCAACAGTTGTCAGGAGGTGTCTCTGCTGGTAGGAAAGAATAGTTTAGTTCTATCAGAGTGTATTAAATCAAGTTatgaaatatacttttaaatgttaaaaatgacttgtataaatattatatataaatgtatatgcatacatttttataattaaattaatattattttgttgttttctgcAGGTGATGTTATAATCCAGCAATTCAATAAATTTTTATCTGTTGAAAATGAGAGCTTATTCTCATACAAACCAACAGAAACGAGGCTAGACATATTCCTGCATGGAGTTCTTGGGCAGCGCGATGAGTTATGGAGCTTTTGCAAGAAACTGCTTCTCCTGTCCCATGGGCAGGCAACAGTGGAGAGAGGATTCTCCATTAATAAAGAAGTGGAGACCTGCAATATGCAGGAGGAGACAATGGTCAGTCATCGACTAATATGTGATTGTCAGCATCTGTGGGGGGCTCCTCAATGTCCCTATCTCAAAGGAGTTACTGGCCTCTGCTGCATCTGCTAGTTCAAGATACAGAATGCACCTtgatcagcagaaaaaaaatccaaatcacTGATGTCCAGGCACAGAAGCCCAAAGCTTTGGAAGACGACATCGAGGACccgaaaaaaagaagagaatacTGGTCCAGGTATCTTCGAGCCTGCAGAAGGATGCTGACCAGCTTGCAGAAGAAGCTGAGGGAAAAGCTGGCACCTTGATGGCACAGCTCATTACAAAATCCACCACACTGAGGAAGCgatataaagaaaaaacaaatgaattacaGCAAATTGAGACAGAGTTGGATACAAAGGGCAAAGAACTGAGATCTATACAGTAAAAACCCAATGTTCCGATTATTGGCATGCAGTGTACATGCCTCATGTTACTGCTGTGCAGTTTGTCTGTCGATGATCTGCCTAATGTTTAGTCAGTCTTTGCACTATGTTTTGCAATTTATTGTTCTTTAACGCCTTCAATATGTCAATAAACAATGTGTGTTAAGGATCTTAATTGGTGGTATTGTTTGCTGTTTGAAAATTTGTTGATATGAAATTGGTCTTAAATTTAATTCTGCATGgtattaaaaaggtcttaaaaagtcttaaatctaACTTTTAGAAACCTGCAGATACCCTGTACAgtatacattattatatacatcatctgctggtgttggtccattgtttttttgaaaaccaaagtcactgcacctttTTACCAGGAAATtatggagcacttcatgcttccttctgctgaccagctttttgaagatccTGATTTCATTTCCAGCAGgattggcacctgcacacactgccaaaagttggttaaatgaacatggtattggtgtgcttgactggcaaggaaactcaccagacctgaaccccagagagaatctgtgaGGTATAGTCAAGAGGAAAATAAGAAACGAGAACAAataatgagctgaaggccactgtcagagaatcctgggcttccagaccacctcagcagtgccacgaACTGATCttctccatgccacgccgaattgagggagtaattaaagcaaaaggagttcCTACcgagtattgagtacatgtacagtaaatgaacatactttcccaGAAGGAcaaaaattcactaaaaatgtttaaaaaaaaattatgaaatattcaaatttgttgagatgaatgaatgttgaattggtgggttttggtttaatgtgagccaaaatcatcacaattaaaagattgagttatatatatatataatgttcatgTTCATTGTTCATTTAATGAAAACCAGTAAGTAtagagtttttttgtttaaatgaaaatgaaaatatatcgAGGTATATATCCAACATCATACAAATTTTGACAAAATCAagataccgatatatatatattttatatatcgcCCAGgcctaatatgtgtgtgtgtatttgtgtgtgtgtgtatatatatatatatatatatatatatatatatataaataaattaggggtgtaacggtacgcaaaaatcaaggttcggtacatacctcggttttaaagtcacggttcggttcattttcggtacagtaagggaaagaaatgcaaacaaactgcaggttgtttattactctaaacatttttttaacaatttgtttaaacttttttaaacactttttaataagatatatatcaaataaaaaaagaataagaaataaatactctgtctcaaaccaatatcacataataaaatataatgaaaattataCACAAATAACTATGactacagtgcagcattaccaatcccagcttgtataggcctgctcatattcaaaatatacggtatatataatttttccaaAGTGTAATATAccgcatcaacagtttcagtttttagacctgctcagatttcgttattgtgttggcccgatcggaattaagagcaaaggtctgtttaaatgccaacGGGAGCTGCATTTGAATTATGGTCAtctttttcctagttgtagtgatgttcattGTTCACACTCGcctgatgccttttgaaaactttagggtgggatttgcgctgaacgcggagacttccaccCCTTCATATGTTCGTgtagaaacatgaaaatgtatctatgttccgcacacaaaatattgcattcggtgcACACGTGCactgtaccgaaagccctgtaccgaaatgtTCCggtacaaatatttatatatatatatatatatatatatatatatatatatatatatatatatatatatatatatatgccttcaGAATAAGAAAATGTTTAAGAGAAATAGGCTTTTTGTGTATACAGGAAAAGTCTTAGATGGTTGAGTTcaactcatgaaaaatgggggcaaaaacttaggtgttgtgtttataattttgttctatatatatatatgcatattaatgtttgcatatgtatataaaatatataaatatatacattttactagGTCTATGATGGTGGTAAAAATCTGCCACCATCACAGCCCtagtaaaatgtatttcttgATTTATACAGCTTAAAGACCCTGAGGTCAAACTGACCGAAAAGAACAATGATGCTTAAAAATGTTAAGTATGTCTCTATTAAGTTAGTAAAACACATTACAGTAACATTACAGTAGACAAGACAGTAAATCTAAAGCAAGAAAAGTAAATTGTATATTTACAGATGTTCTCTCAGCTTTTAACaatataccaaaaataaataactttaacttttatttcagagttcattgaagaaaaagaggaaaaggaagaatcaagtgaagttgaggagaaaaatcCTGTCAAAACCGGTGGAAAACCTTTGATTTGCtctcaaactaaactgaaagatttaaagaaaagaagagttaagaaatctttcacctgcaatcagtgtggaaagagtttaaCATGTAAATCAAATCTCAAGTGTCACATGacagttcatactggagagaaaccattcacttgcaatcaatgtggaaagagtttcacatgtAAATCAAATCTCAAGtgtcacatgagagttcatactggagagaaaccattcacttgcgatcagtgtggaaagagtttcacatgtAAATCTAATCTCAAGtatcacatgagagttcatactggagagaaaccattcacttgCGATcaatgcgggaagagtttcacacaatcatcaaaccttaaggatcacatgaacatccacactggagagaagcagtacgcatgtgatcagtgcggtaaaatgtttttatgggcttcactTCTGAAGAAACACTTGAATGTTCATgcaaaggagaaaccacattcatgtaaTTTGTGTGGTAAGAGTTTTTTGCATCTACAAAGTTTGAAAATgcatcagaaaatacatactggtgtgagagagtacatgtgctttgggtgtgaaaagacttttagttCAGTGAGCAGTTTAAAACTacaagtgttcacattgtgacaagagATTTAGTCAGTCAGAAAATATGAaatcacatgagaggatccacactggagagaaaccttacaagtgttcacactgtgacaagagattcaatcagtCAGTAggtctgaaaagacatgaggtgatccacactggagagaaaccttataagtgttcacactgtgacaagagattcagtaactcatcaaatctgaaaacacatgagaggattcacactggagagaaaccttataagtgttctcactgtgacaagagattcagtggttcatcaaatctgaaaatacatgagaggatccacactggagagaaaccttacaagtgttcacactgtgacaagagattcagtcagtcaatAGAGTTGAAAAGACATGaggtgatccacactggagagaaaccttataagtgttctcactgtgacaagagattcagtggttcatcaaatctgaaaacacatgagaagatccacactggagagaaaccttacaagtgttcacactgtgacaagagattcaataatatatcaaatctgaaaacacacgagaggcttcacactggagtgaaaccttataagtgttcacactgtgacaagagattcaataatatatcaaatctgaaaacacacgagaagatccacactggagagaaaccttacaagtgttcacactgtgacaagagttTCAATAATatatcaaatctgaaaacacacgagaagatccacactggagagaaagcacataaaaagcacaaaaacCAATCCCAGTAAGGCCCCTAACACGCGGAAATACATTTagctttatatgtaaatattttgtatggtaTATGTGTTTCGTCCAGACGGATCCGGCTTTCAGGGCAGTGAAAACgctattatttttaaaaccagGTCCCAGTGGACAAGTCTGAAAATGACACCTTTGGGGTTTTGTGTACTGCCAatccatatattttgtaaaacacTGATATCTTCACCCCACGTCTTGACCATAGTCAAACACCCCTACGTCATGTAACACCAACAACAATGGAGGACTACATGTTTGTGTTCATGCTACAGAAGCTACTGAGTCTGTGAGCTTGACTAAACTTAGTAGTGGAGCAGCACGATATTGGAAAACAACTCACATTGTGATAATTTTTCCCAGCGATGTATATTGCgatatggaaaagaaaaaaaaatcaccagatGACTTGAACAGCTCtatttggaaagaaagaaagaaaaatcaatgaCTGGGGTAATTTTGTAAGTGAATAAATTAACTAAGAAAAAAGCAAATTACAATAATTGAtagataaaatagaaaaagtgCTTTATATTCTTCAGCTAAGTCAAACTGTTAACTGTCTGTTACAGTTAAGTCTAATACGTTACTGCTGCATTACattgctgacagaatgcagtgtttatAATCTAGATATTGTAAAGAGGATGTAGCACACGCACTGTCAAGTCAAGTGCCAGTGGATTACAGACCTGCTCCCGCGAGATCTAACGCAACAGAGAGCGGCACGGGAcaagactcgtgtgtgtgtgtgtgtgtgtgtgtgtgtgtgtgtgtgcagggcagtggaaaataaaatgatatattggACTCCCAAAAagtagaaatatctaaacataaaatatctaaaacaaataaatagttattCATCTATTGCTCAAAAGCAAAATTAactcatataaaatatacatgatAAACAGGTGCAAGCGTATGCAGAGCTTATATTTAGGCTATAACAGGGATTGATGCGAGATACTGATCCAAAAGCACACcttgtgttaaaaaaaagttttcttccTTTAATATTCCTCTAATAAAGCGAGTTTTTCATTATggttgttgttttcatttaaaataagacactattaccttatttattttaccttatttattttggttacaatataattttatttattaattttgttaataaaagtaaaatgccaaTGGGAATTTGTACCACTGTACTATTTTATTGCTTATGTGTTTTAATTATTGGGCTAACAATGAACCACAAACTATAATTTTAAAGAAAGGTGAAATCCAAagtcttttaaatttttttgtgttacaatgtggataaaacatattttccttaTTCATTTTGTCAATAAAAATTCAAAGTGTAAAAGAATTTGTCATCCCACTGTTTTAGCCTGTttcgttattaataataataggctaataatgagACACAAACTAAGCATTCGTTTGAATTAATGCTGGGCGGTATACCGGTTCAAAACCGGTGTATATTTTcgtttagaaaataaatttttaatatacCACCATACTGATGTGT harbors:
- the LOC113100544 gene encoding gastrula zinc finger protein XlCGF49.1-like, yielding MTVHTGEKPFTCNQCGKSFTCKSNLKCHMRVHTGEKPFTCDQCGKSFTCKSNLKYHMRVHTGEKPFTCDQCGKSFTQSSNLKDHMNIHTGEKQYACDQCGKMFLWASLLKKHLNVHAKEKPHSCNLCGKSFLHLQSLKMHQKIHTGVREYMCFGCEKTFSSVSSLKLQVFTL
- the LOC113100542 gene encoding zinc finger protein 85-like, which codes for MKSHERIHTGEKPYKCSHCDKRFNQSVGLKRHEVIHTGEKPYKCSHCDKRFSNSSNLKTHERIHTGEKPYKCSHCDKRFSGSSNLKIHERIHTGEKPYKCSHCDKRFSQSIELKRHEVIHTGEKPYKCSHCDKRFSGSSNLKTHEKIHTGEKPYKCSHCDKRFNNISNLKTHERLHTGVKPYKCSHCDKRFNNISNLKTHEKIHTGEKPYKCSHCDKSFNNISNLKTHEKIHTGEKAHKKHKNQSQ
- the LOC113100540 gene encoding uncharacterized protein LOC113100540 isoform X1; the protein is MYMDAIRNKKLPNPGTASYDTLEVAEKDPLILAKLHFYMAITRTFSPFLTFYQKDVPVIPFLAKDLAEMMKSMLRRFVKKEGFKDMSSLQLVRLDVSDKQSWVNLKEVNMGLGAESLLKELQKQKKIGELTALEFRKDCVKVMCTITQKVQEKCPLKYPVVRQVACLDPSIMMSDPDWCKSNMTKLVQSFLQAQQLSGGVSAGDVIIQQFNKFLSVENESLFSYKPTETRLDIFLHGVLGQRDELWSFCKKLLLLSHGQATVERGFSINKEVETCNMQEETMVSHRLICDCQHLWGAPQCPYLKGVTGLCCIC
- the LOC113100540 gene encoding uncharacterized protein LOC113100540 isoform X2, producing MYMDAIRNKKLPNPGTASYDTLEVAEKDPLILAKLHFYMAITRTFSPFLTFYQKDVPVIPFLAKDLAEMMKSMLRRFVKKEGFKDMSSLQLVRLDVSDKQSWVNLKEVNMGLGAESLLKVML